GGTGGCAAATTCAATGGCAAAGCCTCGATCAATCGTGATGCCTCGCGGATGGCAGAAGATCTCGTTCGGGACAAAATCTTCCAGGACGCGACCATACTGCGGTGCACGGATTTTTTTAAGGTCGACCGGAATTTCTCTTGAGAGTTCTTTCATAAATACCTCTTCAGTAGTGAAGGAGCAATGACGCGTAAGGCCAACACCTCTTCGGCCCCTTCAAAGAGCGAAAAGACACGGGCATCGACAAAATAACGACTGACCGGATATTCCTCGGCATAGCCATAACCGCCGTGGATCTGCATCGCCTCACGAGTCACCCATTCGGAAACCTTGGAGGCATAGAATTTGACGAGCGACGCCTCCATAAGCCCTTTTCCTTCGTCCATCAATCGTGCGGCGTGGTAGGTTGCCTGACGCGACGCCTGAACCAAGGCCGCCATTCGGACCAGCTTCCATTGGGTCAGCCCGTATTCAAAGATCGGCTTACCAAAGACCTTTCTCTCATTGGAGTATCGAAGCGCCGATTCAAACGCCGCCTGCATGACCCCCAAGGCACGTGCGGCAGTCTGGAGCCGGCCACCGGCAAATCCCTCCATCTGGAGATAGAAGCCTTGTCCCAATCCCTTTTCACCGCCGATCAGATTTTCGTTTGAGACCAAATAATTTTCAAATGAAACTTCGAAGGAGTGCATTCCTCGATAACCGATTGTGGGGATCGCCTTCCCTTCAATATGACCCCCTTCCGGCTGGTTATACTGAAAGGAATGACCATCAAAACGGGGTTTTTCGGCGATGAAGAGGGAAAGCCCCCGATGCCGTTTGGAGAGATCCGAATCAGTCCGGGCGAGCACCATTAAGGTGTCGGCATAGCCGGCAAAGGTGCACCAGGTCTTGACCCCATTGAGCAGCCAGCCACCGTTTTTGGGTGTGGCAACGACCTTCATTGAGGCGACATCACTCCCATAATCCGGTTCCGTCACAGCCACAGCGCACATCTTCTCACCCGAGGCGAGTTGAGGGAGCCACTTTTGTTTCTGCTCCTCCGTTCCTCCCTTAAGGATCGCCTTGGAGAGAATTTCGGGACGAGTGATCAAACTGCCTGCAATCCCCAAGGAGCCTCGTGAGAGCTCCTCTGTGACAACGACCATTCCGATATTGTCCGATTTGTTGTCATCTTGAAATCCACCGTATTTTTGAGGGAGGGAGAGGCCAAAACAGCCGAGTTCTTTCAGACCGTTGATAATCTCAACGGGAATCAAGAGATCTTGGCTGTGGAGCTTTTCGGCAAGCGGCATC
The genomic region above belongs to Deltaproteobacteria bacterium and contains:
- a CDS encoding acyl-CoA dehydrogenase family protein: MSQEFQDTIDRAQTVLNQSGKQLAKQAAEGREISTPKLDQFQVAAYDFAWRSAKLFAARALIDYTQHQGELEKELAHFFIREIIGGEKDDEGYRRGAQLIREQEHGGNYGLADQHQMFRKTFKKFAEEKVMPLAEKLHSQDLLIPVEIINGLKELGCFGLSLPQKYGGFQDDNKSDNIGMVVVTEELSRGSLGIAGSLITRPEILSKAILKGGTEEQKQKWLPQLASGEKMCAVAVTEPDYGSDVASMKVVATPKNGGWLLNGVKTWCTFAGYADTLMVLARTDSDLSKRHRGLSLFIAEKPRFDGHSFQYNQPEGGHIEGKAIPTIGYRGMHSFEVSFENYLVSNENLIGGEKGLGQGFYLQMEGFAGGRLQTAARALGVMQAAFESALRYSNERKVFGKPIFEYGLTQWKLVRMAALVQASRQATYHAARLMDEGKGLMEASLVKFYASKVSEWVTREAMQIHGGYGYAEEYPVSRYFVDARVFSLFEGAEEVLALRVIAPSLLKRYL